Proteins encoded in a region of the Quercus lobata isolate SW786 chromosome 8, ValleyOak3.0 Primary Assembly, whole genome shotgun sequence genome:
- the LOC115957900 gene encoding acyl-coenzyme A thioesterase 13-like has translation MEKPTATPRPKTEATSSNSSKTIVNDVSAEYVSAISAFFQKVGVSHSNSIPDFCNTKYFYSHLMRDAIKPDQVLRGRITCHLTVTPIVANFYASLHGGAIAAIAEMVSIACARTVVAEDKDIFLGDMSISYLSGAPIHAEVMVDCSVVRSGRNLTVVAMEFKVKKTGQLAYTAHATFYNKPIAKL, from the exons atggaaaaacccACAGCGACTCCTCGGCCAAAGACAGAAGCAACGTCGTCGAATTCTTCAAAAACAATAGTCAACGACGTTTCTGCTGAATATGTTTCTGCCATCTCTGCTTTCTTTCAAAAAGTGGGAGTTTCACACTCCAATTCTATCCCAGATTTTTGCAATACCAAGTACTTCTACTCCCATCTCATGCGCGACGCAATCAAGCCCGACCAAGTCCTACGTGGCCGAATCACCTGTCACCTAACCGTCACACCCATTGTCGCT AATTTCTATGCTTCGTTACATGGAGGGGCTATTGCGGCAATTGCTGAGATGGTGTCAATCGCTTGTGCTAGAACCGTGGTGGCTGAGGATAAGGATATTTTTCTTGGAGATATGAGCATTTCATATCTCTCCGGTGCTCCAATTCAT GCAGAGGTGATGGTTGATTGCTCTGTAGTGAGGAGTGGAAGAAATTTGACTGTAGTTGCAATGGAGTTCAAGGTCAAGAAAACTGGGCAGTTAGCCTACACTGCTCACGCTACATTCTATAACAAGCCCATTGCCAAGTTATGA
- the LOC115957015 gene encoding putative uncharacterized protein DDB_G0290521 yields MGVQRKPQKSLMELIGGQQGKSAPAQTVSSQVLPLPARSPPPVPRHPPRSSPQPAPPSTAEQEKRREQKGKGVAAASKSRPTQEEDVQRAAKQQKTRHPSTRGQEKSDSPHPDSQAWLPVPMFGGEPLRDDASPENVYYPEAIRSSAPQPYQADTPAPAINPSEEVLPRNSPPGASPNKFITASKPNTVSQGFQQELDSTVQSTGGIIN; encoded by the exons ATGGGGGTACAaaggaaaccccagaaaagtttgatggagcTGATAGGAGGTCAACAGGGAAAGTCTGCACCTGCCCAAACAGTATCATCCCAGGTTTTAcctcttccagccaggtctcctcctccagtcCCTCGCCACCCTCCTCGATCCTCTCCGCAACCAGCACCGCCCAGTACTGCCGAGCAAGAGAAGCGTAGAGAACAGAAGGGTAAGGGGGTAGCAGCTGCGAGCAAATCCCGTCCCACTCAAGAGGAGGATGTCCagcgagctgcaaagcagcagaaaaccagGCACCCCTCTAcgcggggccaagagaaatctGATTCCCCACATCCCGATTCGCAAGCGTGGTTGCCAGTTCCTATGttcggtggggagcccctgcgagacgaTGCCTCT ccagagaacgtgTATTACCCCGAGGCGATACGCTCCTCAGCTCCTCAACCATACCAGGCTGATACTCCAGCCCCGGCTATTAACCCTAGCGAGGAAGTTTTACCTCGCAAttcccctccaggagcttcTCCAAACAAATTCATCACTGCTTCGAAGCCAAATACGGTCTCccagggttttcaacaagaattggactccacagttcaatcAACTGGGGgcattatcaattaa
- the LOC115957017 gene encoding uncharacterized protein LOC115957017, which yields MQLDRLDITQNPTFKRFFVCFEAMRKGFVEGCRPFIGLDGCHLKGNFGGVLLAAVSLDGNNGLFPVAYGVVECECKDSWGWFLTCLETIIGQRSSGVPYVIMSDKQKGLIEAIPDVMPECQVRHCTRHLYNNFRGKYSGLALRDNFWRAVKAYNQFLFEKAMQGLQKLSKEAFDWLDEKPKSQWARHAFDPRSVSPHITNNMTESFNSWVDDLRGKTILTLVEQVRLKLMEKLHERYTNGCNWETKVTLEAWEKIELAKKDSLFCKLIPAGDDEFQVIDGYTSFAINLRTKKCPCGVWEISGLPCKHAAKCITYKRADIQDYCDPFYSTSMYIRAYSQILHPMPDIDMLPKGELETGQDTVLPPKRKKLIGRPKKKRKREQGERAPGQQEARRSCTVRCTSCKEFGHNKRTCQGAAVGSAGRSKGKKGQNVSWYMFGLRN from the exons ATGCAATTAGATAGGCTTGATATTACACAAAATCCTACATTCAAGAGGTTCTTTGTGTGCTTTGAAGCTATGAGGAAGGGTTTTGTTGAAGGTTGTAGGCCTTTTATAGGACTAGATGGTTGCCACTTGaaaggaaattttggtggggtgcTATTGGCAGCAGTTTCACTCGATGGAAACAATGGCCTATTTCCAGTTGCTTATGGGGTGGTGGAATGTGAGTGTAAAGACAGCTGGGGATGGTTTCTTACATGCTTGGAAACCATTATTGGTCAACGTTCATCAGGAGTTCCATATGTTATTATGTCAGATAAACAAAAG GGCTTGATTGAAGCTATTCCTGATGTTATGCCTGAGTGTCAAGTTAGGCATTGTACAAGACATTTGTATAACAACTTTAGAGGAAAATATTCTGGGCTAGCATTGAGGGATAATTTTTGGCGTGCAGTAAAAGCGTATAATCAATTCCTTTTTGAGAAAGCTATGCAAGGTCTCCAAAAATTATCCAAGGAAGCATTTGATTGGTTGGATGAAAAACCTAAGTCACAATGGGCTAGACATGCATTTGACCCAAGATCTGTTAGTCCACACATCACAAACAACATGACAGAGTCTTTTAATAGTTGGGTTGACGATTTGCGTGGGAAGACAATATTGACATTGGTGGAGCAAGTGAGGCTTAAACTAATGGAAAAGCTACATGAGCGATACACTAATGGATGCAATTGGGAAACAAAGGTCACACTAGAAGCATGGGAAAAGATTGAGTTGGCTAAAAAAGATTCATTATTCTGTAAGCTTATACCAGCAGGCGATGATGAGTTTCAAGTAATAGATGGTTATACAAGTTTTGCTATAAACTTACGGACCAAAAAATGTCCTTGTGGTGTTTGGGAAATTAGTGGCTTGCCTTGCAAGCATGCAGCAAAATGTATCACATACAAAAGGGCAGACATTCAAGATTATTGTGATCCATTCTACTCCACGAGTATGTACATTCGTGCCTATAGCCAAATCCTTCACCCAATGCCTGATATTGATATGTTACCTAAGGGTGAGTTGGAAACAGGCCAAGACACCGTGCTTCCTCCAAAACGGAAAAAGTTGATTGGTAGaccaaagaagaagagaaaaagggagCAAGGTGAACGTGCACCAGGGCAACAAGAAGCAAGGAGGTCATGCACTGTGAGGTGTACTTCTTGCAAAGAGTTTGGTCACAACAAGAGGACATGCCAAGGAGCTGCAGTTGGTAGCGCAGGAAGAAGCAAAgggaagaaagggcaaaatgTAAGTTGGTATATGTTTGGTTTAAGAAATTAG
- the LOC115957641 gene encoding putative esterase F42H10.6 — MEKPTATTRPKAEATSSDSSKTVANNVSAEDVSTITGFFQNVGVSDTNSLPDYCNNKYFYSNIIRHALKPDQVLRGRLTCILTVTPALGNFYGSLHGGSLAAICEVVSIACARTVVAEDKDVFLGDMSISYLSAAPINADVIIDCSVVRGGRNLTVVATEFKVKKTGQLAYTARAIFYNMPIAKI; from the exons atggaaaaaccCACAGCGACCACTCGGCCAAAGGCCGAAGCAACGTCGTCGGATTCGTCAAAAACAGTAGCCAACAACGTTTCTGCTGAAGATGTTTCTACGATCACTGGTTTCTTTCAAAACGTGGGAGTCTCAGACACCAATTCTCTCCCAGATTATTGCAATAACAAGTACTTCTATTCCAATATCATTCGCCACGCACTCAAGCCTGACCAAGTCCTACGTGGCCGACTCACCTGTATCCTAACCGTCACACCCGCTCTCGGT AATTTCTATGGTTCGTtacatggagggtctcttgcaGCTATTTGTGAGGTGGTGTCAATTGCTTGTGCTAGAACTGTGGTTGCTGAGGATAAGGATGTTTTTCTTGGAGATATGAGCATTTCATATCTCTCTGCTGCTCCAATtaat GCAGATGTGATAATTGATTGCTCTGTAGTGAGGGGTGGAAGAAATTTGACTGTAGTTGCAACGGAGTTCAAGGTCAAGAAAACTGGGCAGTTAGCCTATACTGCTCGCGCTATATTCTACAACATGCCCATTGCCAAGATATGA
- the LOC115957512 gene encoding cell division protein FtsY homolog, chloroplastic — protein sequence MAASSANLSLLSKPSTASSPPHLLFNLPKTLSANPRPRTSRFKCSAGQTGFFTRLGRLIKEKAKSDVEKVFSGFSKTRENLAVIDELLLYWNLADTDKVLDELEEALLVSDFGPRITVKIVESLREDILSGKLKSGSEIKDALKKSVLELITTRGSKTELQLGFRKPAVVIIVGVNGGGKTTSLGKLAYRLKNEGAKILMAAGDTFRAAASDQLEIWAERTGCEIVVAEKDKAKASSVLSQAVKRGKEQGFDVVLCDTSGRLHTNFSLMEELIACKKAVGKIVPGAPNEILLVLDGTTGLNMLPQAREFNEVVGITGLILTKLDGSARGGCVVSVVDELGIPVKFVGVGEGVEDLQPFDAEAFVNAIFS from the exons ATGGCAGCTTCCTCTGCTAACCTCTCGCTCCTCTCCAAACCATCAACAGCTTCGTCACCACCACACCTTCTCTTTAACCTCCCTAAGACCCTCTCTGCCAATCCCCGACCCAGAACTTCCCGGTTCAAATGCTCGGCCGGGCAGACCGGGTTCTTCACCCGGCTGGGGCGTTTGATTAAAGAGAAGGCCAAGAGTGACGTGGAGAAGGTATTCTCGGGCTTCTCAAAAACCCGCGAGAATCTCGCCGTCATCGACGAGCTCCTACTCTACTGGAACCTCGCTGATACAGACAAAGTCCTCGACGAACTCGAAGAG GCTTTACTAGTGTCTGATTTTGGGCCAAGGATCACCGTCAAGATTGTGGAGAGCTTGCGGGAAGATATATTGTCGGGAAAGCTTAAGTCAGGGAGTGAGATTAAG GATGCATTGAAGAAGAGTGTGTTGGAATTGATAACTACGAGGGGTAGTAAAACCGAGCTTCAACTTGGATTCAG GAAACCGGCCGTGGTTATAATTGTTGGTGTCAATGGAGGTGGCAAGACAACATCACTTG GAAAACTGGCCTATAGACTGAAAAATGAAGGGGCCAAG aTACTGATGGCAGCAGGTGATACTTTTAGAGCAGCTGCTAGTGATCAGCTGGAGATATGGGCTGAGAGGACTGGGTGTGAGATTGTTGTGGCTGAAAAAGATAAGGCTAAAGCATCATCAG TTCTTTCACAAGCTGTGAAACGAGGGAAAGAACAAGGTTTTGATGTAGTTTTATGTGACACATCTGGAC GTCTCCACACTAATTTCAGCCTGATGGAAGAGTTGATTGCCTGTAAAAAAGCTGTGGGGAAAATTGTTCCAGGTGCACCAAAT GAGATCCTGCTAGTTTTGGATGGGACAACTGGTTTGAACATGCTACCACAAGCAAGAGAGTTCAATGAA GTGGTTGGAATTACGGGATTGATTTTGACAAAACTTGATGGTTCTGCCAGAGGTGGCTGTGTG GTCAGTGTGGTTGATGAGCTTGGCATCCCTGTAAAGTTTGTGGGTGTTGGAGAAGGTGTTGAAGACCTTCAACCCTTTGATGCGGAGGCCTTTGTTAATGCCATATTTTCATAA